Proteins from a single region of Syntrophorhabdaceae bacterium:
- a CDS encoding helix-turn-helix transcriptional regulator: MLFTIGKEIRKARKARRLSQAKLAKALGMSRTTIGQIENGTVQDIGTRKLIRVLEFLGLELRVRPSGVFPTLEELREGEGG, from the coding sequence ATGCTCTTCACCATAGGTAAAGAGATCCGGAAAGCCCGGAAAGCCCGCCGACTCTCCCAGGCAAAGCTGGCTAAGGCCCTCGGCATGAGCCGTACCACCATAGGACAGATCGAGAACGGCACCGTCCAGGATATTGGAACGAGGAAGCTTATCAGGGTTCTTGAATTCCTGGGGTTGGAATTGCGCGTCCGGCCGTCAGGCGTTTTTCCGACACTGGAAGAGCTTCGTGAAGGGGAGGGCGGCTAA
- a CDS encoding type II toxin-antitoxin system HipA family toxin, producing the protein MASIPSLAVWAGGKRSGLLARESRKEYVFTYTPEAGSTAQVSLTMPVRLASWLSRDLHPVFQMNLPEGALLDVIRRAIAKVVGEDDLSVLRVTGGNQVGRNRFALPDDASPGIAETPESLDELLTYPDARELFHELVAKYALRSGISGVQPKVLLEASERGSLASSGYIVKSWGSDYPCLAANEYFCMTAVKRAGLPTPEYFLSDNGGLFIMRRFDVTTKGVPIGFEDMCSLQAYGTSQKYSGSYERVAKSIGDYISGDRLMAAREQFFATLVLSVMLRNGDAHLKNFGVLYAVPRSAVELAPVYDVVTTTVYVSKDVPALTLAGTKKWWPRKALERFAVSHLFLPVRKVSSIFSGAAEAVTATRETIPAYISEHPDFREIGERMMAQWEEGVRGLE; encoded by the coding sequence ATGGCCAGTATCCCTTCGCTTGCCGTATGGGCCGGCGGCAAAAGGTCGGGCCTTCTCGCGAGGGAATCGCGAAAGGAATACGTGTTCACCTATACACCTGAAGCGGGCAGCACAGCCCAGGTATCCCTGACCATGCCCGTCCGTCTGGCGAGCTGGCTAAGTAGAGACCTACACCCTGTATTCCAGATGAACCTTCCCGAAGGTGCGCTCCTCGATGTGATCCGTCGGGCCATCGCCAAGGTGGTGGGAGAGGATGACCTCTCCGTGCTACGGGTGACAGGGGGCAACCAGGTGGGGAGAAACCGGTTTGCGCTCCCCGATGATGCGTCGCCGGGGATTGCCGAAACACCGGAATCCTTGGATGAATTGCTCACCTATCCGGACGCGAGGGAGCTTTTCCATGAACTCGTTGCGAAATACGCTTTGCGGTCGGGAATATCGGGGGTCCAGCCAAAGGTCCTCCTCGAGGCGTCGGAAAGGGGATCGTTAGCCTCGTCAGGGTACATCGTCAAGTCCTGGGGGTCCGATTACCCATGCCTGGCTGCCAACGAGTACTTCTGTATGACGGCGGTGAAACGTGCGGGGCTGCCGACCCCGGAGTATTTCCTCTCGGACAACGGAGGCCTCTTCATCATGCGGCGGTTCGACGTCACCACAAAGGGCGTTCCGATCGGTTTTGAAGACATGTGCAGCCTGCAGGCGTACGGTACGTCACAGAAGTATTCCGGGAGCTATGAAAGGGTGGCGAAGAGCATTGGCGATTATATCTCCGGCGACCGTCTGATGGCGGCGAGAGAACAATTTTTTGCCACTCTGGTCCTGTCGGTCATGCTTCGAAACGGTGACGCCCATCTGAAGAATTTCGGCGTGCTCTATGCCGTTCCCAGAAGCGCCGTCGAACTTGCCCCCGTCTATGACGTGGTAACAACAACGGTTTACGTCAGCAAGGACGTGCCCGCCCTGACCCTGGCAGGCACGAAGAAGTGGTGGCCCCGGAAGGCACTGGAGCGTTTCGCCGTCTCGCACCTCTTTCTGCCCGTAAGGAAGGTGTCGAGCATATTCAGCGGTGCCGCTGAAGCGGTGACGGCGACGAGAGAAACGATCCCAGCCTACATATCGGAACACCCGGATTTTCGTGAGATCGGCGAGCGAATGATGGCGCAATGGGAAGAAG